Proteins encoded by one window of Marixanthomonas sp. SCSIO 43207:
- a CDS encoding alpha/beta hydrolase, protein MASEKEVSYTTTNTYTTVNTLTSKTKNVWIAFHGLGYLSRYFAKYFKHLNPEENFIIIPQAPSKYYQGSNFKHVGASWLTKENTQAETKNVLKYVDAVWEQEKPDVIPNFIVMGYSQGVSIAARWLASRKIQCDYLLLHSGGIPVELKADDFDYLSSETQVTYLYGDNDPYITEAKKTEEQLKGTALFGNNLKITVFEGVHEVNTAFLQQIATQ, encoded by the coding sequence ATGGCCAGCGAAAAAGAGGTTTCATATACTACAACAAATACCTATACAACTGTAAATACACTAACTTCAAAAACCAAAAATGTTTGGATTGCCTTTCACGGTTTAGGCTACTTAAGTAGGTATTTTGCCAAATATTTTAAACACCTTAATCCTGAAGAAAATTTCATCATCATTCCACAAGCTCCATCAAAATATTATCAAGGTTCAAATTTTAAGCACGTAGGCGCTTCTTGGCTCACCAAGGAAAATACGCAAGCCGAAACAAAAAATGTTTTAAAATATGTAGATGCTGTGTGGGAACAAGAAAAACCAGATGTAATCCCCAACTTTATTGTTATGGGTTACTCTCAAGGTGTTTCTATTGCTGCTCGATGGCTCGCCAGTAGAAAAATACAATGCGATTATTTACTATTGCATTCAGGAGGCATACCGGTTGAGTTAAAAGCTGATGATTTTGATTATTTAAGTTCAGAAACGCAAGTAACCTATTTATATGGTGATAATGATCCTTACATTACTGAGGCCAAAAAAACCGAAGAACAATTAAAAGGTACAGCTCTTTTTGGCAATAACTTAAAGATCACCGTGTTTGAAGGGGTTCACGAGGTTAACACAGCTTTTTTACAACAAATTGCTACCCAGTAA
- a CDS encoding hotdog fold thioesterase, which yields MKYTKEEILDGLKKMCKNTLMETLDIEFIDVTNDTLIAKMPVTPKIHQPDGVLHGGASVALAESVGSAAAFIFLDSENVSIRGIEIAANHVKSVRDGYVYAHAKVLHQGRTTQLWQIKIVNEKEELVSLVKLTTLSLEN from the coding sequence ATGAAGTACACCAAAGAAGAAATACTAGATGGTTTAAAAAAAATGTGTAAAAACACATTGATGGAAACTTTAGATATCGAGTTTATTGATGTTACCAATGATACCTTAATAGCAAAGATGCCTGTAACCCCAAAAATACATCAACCCGATGGCGTTTTGCACGGCGGCGCTTCGGTAGCACTTGCAGAGAGTGTAGGTAGTGCAGCAGCTTTTATTTTTTTAGATTCTGAAAATGTAAGCATTCGCGGAATCGAAATTGCAGCCAATCACGTAAAAAGTGTTCGAGATGGGTATGTGTATGCTCATGCAAAAGTCTTGCATCAAGGACGTACTACTCAATTATGGCAAATTAAAATTGTTAATGAAAAAGAAGAATTGGTTTCTTTGGTTAAATTGACTACATTAAGCCTTGAAAACTAA